In Sodalis ligni, a single genomic region encodes these proteins:
- a CDS encoding NAD-dependent epimerase/dehydratase family protein: protein MILVTGSQGLIGQYLLRYLRKAGIAAQEFDIRRNQQEDIRCADTLRHALHGVEGIVHLAAVSRVVWAEEHPELAYSVNVAGLRTLLKAVADKEKKPWIIFASSREVYGNSTELPVHEDAQLLPLNAYAKMKVQGERLIHDAVSSGIRANICRFSNVYGAISDHADRVAVAFARTAAFGGELRVDGGANTFDFTHVSDVAEGLFRLVEATGKKELLPPVHFVSGQGVTLNQLARLAVSLAADGIEIGIHDAPSRAFDVSRFVGNPHRAKALLGWEAKTPLPLGFSELISLFRRADESTSFPPWLGLLENNLPAQNR from the coding sequence ATGATACTAGTAACAGGATCCCAGGGTCTCATTGGCCAATACTTGCTTCGCTACCTGCGCAAAGCCGGTATTGCCGCACAGGAATTTGATATTCGACGCAATCAACAGGAGGATATTAGATGTGCCGATACTCTCCGGCATGCGCTGCACGGTGTAGAAGGCATTGTGCATTTAGCCGCGGTCTCCCGTGTGGTATGGGCGGAAGAACATCCCGAGTTAGCTTACTCGGTGAATGTCGCAGGTTTAAGGACATTGTTGAAAGCGGTCGCCGATAAAGAGAAAAAACCGTGGATCATATTTGCCAGCAGCAGAGAGGTATATGGAAATTCAACGGAATTGCCTGTCCATGAAGATGCTCAGCTTCTGCCGCTAAATGCCTATGCAAAAATGAAAGTCCAGGGGGAACGTCTGATTCATGACGCGGTTTCCTCAGGAATCCGGGCCAATATCTGCAGGTTTTCCAATGTCTATGGAGCCATTTCAGATCATGCCGATCGCGTTGCGGTGGCATTTGCCAGAACCGCGGCTTTCGGCGGAGAGCTCAGGGTGGACGGCGGGGCAAACACATTTGACTTTACCCATGTTTCCGATGTGGCGGAAGGACTCTTTCGTTTAGTGGAAGCCACGGGGAAGAAAGAGCTCTTGCCTCCCGTCCATTTCGTCTCGGGTCAGGGCGTTACGCTAAATCAGCTGGCTCGCCTTGCGGTATCCCTGGCCGCCGACGGAATCGAGATTGGCATCCATGATGCACCCTCTCGCGCGTTCGACGTTTCCAGATTTGTTGGCAATCCTCATCGTGCGAAAGCGTTATTGGGCTGGGAAGCGAAAACCCCCTTACCTCTAGGATTCAGCGAATTAATCTCGCTTTTCCGACGTGCTGATGAATCGACCTCATTCCCTCCATGGCTTGGCCTGCTGGAGAATAACTTACCGGCACAAAACCGTTAG
- a CDS encoding ABC transporter transmembrane domain-containing protein — protein MRSLTVNVFSHIQRLPTEWHIHNLAGATIRRLSRGVLAMDLFNYLIFIELIPSAFILIGATFIIGLHWPIVGVVVGVGLLAFVCITLLLIQRYISPAAKVANDADAVLNGTIADAISCNMLVKSFASEPKEEARVRREAEAWRSHLMCFWHRSATAGSIQYGMLVALNGVLIGTGLWLWQRGYASPGDVTYIITTYAIINGYLRGMEHNIRSLQRSVNEMEDLVTFNKVPVEAGRDETVTTKALTGINCFKILIFAIPARISYFIEISIYPSRQVNALG, from the coding sequence ATGCGATCATTGACAGTGAATGTCTTCAGCCATATCCAGCGATTACCCACGGAATGGCATATTCACAACCTTGCCGGCGCCACCATACGCAGGCTGAGTCGTGGAGTACTTGCCATGGATCTATTCAACTATCTGATTTTCATAGAGCTTATTCCAAGCGCTTTTATATTGATTGGGGCTACGTTCATTATCGGGCTGCACTGGCCGATTGTGGGCGTCGTTGTGGGGGTCGGTCTTTTGGCTTTCGTCTGCATAACGCTTTTACTGATCCAAAGATATATTTCTCCTGCCGCAAAAGTTGCCAATGACGCCGATGCCGTGCTGAACGGCACCATTGCCGATGCCATATCATGCAACATGCTGGTAAAGAGCTTTGCTTCCGAGCCAAAGGAAGAGGCTCGGGTCAGGCGCGAGGCCGAGGCGTGGCGTTCGCATCTTATGTGTTTTTGGCATCGGAGCGCTACGGCGGGAAGTATCCAGTATGGAATGCTAGTGGCCTTGAACGGCGTATTGATTGGTACAGGATTGTGGTTATGGCAGCGTGGTTATGCTTCCCCAGGTGATGTGACCTACATCATCACTACCTATGCCATTATCAATGGATATCTACGCGGTATGGAACACAACATTCGCAGCCTGCAGCGTTCAGTGAATGAGATGGAAGATTTGGTGACTTTCAATAAGGTGCCTGTAGAAGCCGGAAGGGATGAAACTGTCACCACAAAAGCATTAACGGGGATCAATTGTTTTAAAATATTGATTTTCGCTATCCCGGCCAGGATAAGCTACTTTATAGAAATTTCAATTTATCCATCGCGGCAGGTGAACGCATTGGGGTAG
- a CDS encoding ABC transporter ATP-binding protein codes for MGVVGHSGGGKTTFVKLLQRLYEVERGTIRVDGIDIKDVDIEYLRNHISIVSQEPLLFHRTLLENIGYGNENVCLADIHGAAKRARIHDFIMSLPEGYDTVVGERGLRLSGGEKQRVAIARIMLSQTPIIVLDEATSNLDSISEAEIQNEIEKSWSGRTLIVIAHRLSSVRDMDRILVFADGQIVEEGDHETLLLKKDGNYRALMEKQNRYCQAT; via the coding sequence ATTGGGGTAGTAGGACATTCGGGTGGAGGAAAAACAACGTTCGTAAAGCTGCTGCAACGGCTTTACGAGGTAGAGCGAGGCACGATCAGAGTTGATGGCATTGATATAAAAGATGTTGATATTGAATATTTAAGAAATCATATTTCCATAGTGAGTCAAGAGCCTTTGCTGTTTCACCGGACCTTGTTGGAAAATATCGGCTATGGTAATGAGAATGTTTGTTTAGCTGATATTCACGGCGCGGCCAAGCGTGCCCGGATACACGATTTTATTATGAGTTTGCCCGAGGGTTATGACACCGTCGTGGGTGAGCGCGGTCTGAGATTATCCGGCGGCGAGAAACAGCGTGTAGCGATCGCGCGGATCATGCTAAGCCAAACGCCGATAATCGTCCTTGATGAAGCCACCTCCAATCTGGACAGTATCTCAGAGGCGGAAATCCAGAATGAGATTGAAAAAAGCTGGTCAGGTCGAACTCTTATCGTTATTGCTCATCGTCTTTCTTCTGTAAGAGATATGGATCGCATTCTGGTGTTCGCCGATGGGCAGATTGTCGAAGAAGGAGATCACGAAACTCTTCTACTTAAAAAAGACGGGAATTACAGGGCGCTTATGGAAAAGCAAAACAGATATTGCCAAGCGACGTGA
- a CDS encoding EamA family transporter, protein MSTWLIYALLSALTASLVAIFGKIGLQHLDANSATAVRSVVMALFLVGVVVVQGKMSLVSDILADKKALAFILLSGVAGALSWLFYFMAIKSGNVSQVAPIDKLSVVFAVVMAVLLFGEKVARVAGAGVVLITAGALMVALG, encoded by the coding sequence ATGAGTACCTGGCTGATTTACGCCCTGCTTTCCGCGCTTACCGCCTCGCTGGTGGCGATTTTTGGTAAAATCGGATTGCAGCATTTGGATGCCAACAGCGCAACTGCCGTCCGTTCGGTGGTCATGGCGCTGTTTCTGGTAGGCGTGGTGGTGGTGCAGGGTAAGATGAGTCTGGTGAGCGATATCCTGGCCGACAAAAAAGCCCTGGCATTCATCTTATTGAGCGGAGTGGCCGGCGCGTTATCCTGGCTATTTTATTTTATGGCGATAAAATCCGGTAATGTCTCGCAGGTCGCCCCCATTGATAAACTTAGCGTGGTATTCGCGGTGGTCATGGCGGTGTTGCTGTTTGGGGAAAAGGTAGCGCGGGTGGCGGGTGCCGGCGTAGTGCTGATAACCGCCGGCGCGCTGATGGTGGCGCTGGGTTAG
- the kdpE gene encoding two-component system response regulator KdpE translates to MTVNILIVEDEAAIRRFVRQALEREGYRVFDAENMARGLLEAATRKPDLVILDLGLPDGNGVDFIRDLRQWSSVAVMVLSARSDEQDKIDALDAGADDYLTKPFGIGELLARVRVSLRHPLRGGDKPSTVTFAAINVDLVNRQVTRDGELLHLTPIEFRLLATLLSHQGKVVTQRQLLSEVWGPNAVEHSHYLRIYMGHLRQKLEEDPARPRHLLTETGIGYRFMS, encoded by the coding sequence ATGACAGTGAATATTCTTATTGTGGAAGATGAGGCTGCCATTCGGCGCTTTGTCCGCCAGGCCCTGGAGCGGGAGGGTTACCGGGTCTTCGATGCGGAAAATATGGCCCGCGGCCTGCTTGAGGCGGCTACCCGCAAGCCGGATCTGGTGATTCTCGACCTGGGCTTGCCGGACGGCAACGGCGTTGATTTTATTCGCGACCTGCGCCAATGGAGTTCGGTTGCGGTGATGGTGCTGTCCGCCCGAAGCGATGAGCAGGACAAGATTGACGCCCTGGACGCCGGGGCGGACGATTACCTGACCAAACCTTTCGGTATCGGTGAACTGCTGGCCCGTGTACGGGTCTCCCTGCGCCATCCGCTGCGGGGGGGAGACAAACCGTCGACGGTGACCTTTGCCGCCATCAACGTAGACCTGGTCAATCGCCAGGTGACGCGGGACGGCGAGCTACTCCATTTGACGCCCATTGAATTCCGCCTGCTGGCCACACTGCTGTCCCATCAGGGCAAAGTGGTCACCCAGCGCCAACTGCTGAGCGAGGTATGGGGCCCCAACGCGGTGGAACACAGCCATTATCTGCGGATATACATGGGGCATCTGCGGCAAAAACTCGAAGAAGATCCGGCCCGCCCCCGTCACTTGCTTACGGAAACCGGCATCGGCTATCGTTTTATGTCCTGA
- a CDS encoding YbgA family protein gives MSNKIPVGISACLTGDAVRFDGGHKRLSFAMDELAPYVRFNPVCPEMAIGLPAPRPSLRLVKDSGGRISLRTGKSGNDTDLTESMQRFARERSRQLTDLCGFIVCAKSPSCGMERVRVYDGAGSRKNGVGLFCQVLMAELPWLPVEEDGRLQDALLRENFVGRVYTLYEFNQLLREGLTRGALMAFHRRYKLLLLAHSQPEYRRIGPFVAAMDRWESLEAFAMEYRLRLMTLLSHKATRPNHTNVLMHVQGYFHRHLTHKQREELSLLIDSYRRGVQPLLAPLALVRHYMAEYPDPWLSQQRYFEPYPEALRLRYGH, from the coding sequence ATGAGCAATAAAATTCCTGTCGGCATCAGTGCCTGCCTGACGGGAGATGCGGTGCGTTTTGATGGAGGCCACAAACGCCTCTCTTTCGCCATGGATGAGCTGGCTCCTTATGTTCGGTTCAATCCTGTTTGTCCAGAAATGGCCATTGGCCTGCCGGCGCCGAGGCCCTCTTTGCGGCTGGTGAAGGATAGCGGCGGTCGCATCAGCCTGCGCACCGGCAAAAGCGGTAACGATACCGATTTGACGGAATCCATGCAGCGGTTCGCCCGCGAGCGAAGCCGGCAGCTGACGGATCTTTGCGGTTTTATTGTCTGCGCCAAATCCCCCAGCTGCGGTATGGAGCGGGTGCGGGTTTATGATGGCGCCGGCTCGCGGAAAAACGGGGTGGGCCTGTTTTGCCAAGTATTGATGGCTGAGTTGCCTTGGTTGCCGGTGGAGGAGGACGGACGGCTCCAGGATGCGCTGCTGAGGGAGAATTTTGTCGGACGGGTATATACGCTGTATGAATTTAATCAACTGCTGCGGGAAGGGCTGACTCGCGGTGCGTTAATGGCGTTTCACCGGCGCTACAAGCTCTTGCTGCTGGCCCATTCCCAACCGGAGTACCGTCGCATCGGGCCCTTTGTAGCCGCCATGGATCGCTGGGAGTCGCTGGAGGCGTTCGCCATGGAGTATCGCCTTCGTTTGATGACGCTGCTATCCCATAAAGCGACGCGTCCCAACCACACCAATGTGTTGATGCATGTGCAGGGCTATTTTCATCGTCACCTGACGCACAAACAGCGGGAGGAATTGTCCCTGCTTATCGACAGCTACCGGCGGGGCGTGCAGCCGCTGCTCGCGCCCCTTGCGCTGGTAAGACATTATATGGCCGAGTATCCCGACCCGTGGCTATCGCAGCAGCGATACTTCGAGCCCTATCCGGAGGCGCTGCGGCTGCGTTACGGACACTAA
- the phrB gene encoding deoxyribodipyrimidine photo-lyase — protein sequence MKNHIVWLRNDLRIHANPALSAACSRPDARVTALFIATPGQWRAHDMSPRQADFLYRNLIELRRALADRGILLHYHQCDDYVAAAAWLADFCRQRQADALFYNYQYEYNERLRDRAVEQALDGHVICQGFDDGVLLPPGSVTTGDGDMYKVFTPFRAAFIRRLRTEDPHCLPAPARRDATPQDPIDELVPFDYPRRETEGYPAGEEAALSRLRDFCHERLQGYSLGRNQPALDATSRLSAYLTLGILSPVQCYNRLRTACPIVLDQADSGAFSWLNELIWRDFYRHIMVFYPDVCRHRPFVAWTRHVAWRRDESLLTAWQQGRTGFPIVDAAMRQLNETGWMHNRLRMICASFLVKDLLIDWREGERYFMRRLIDGDLSANNGGWQWAASTGTDAAPYFRIFNPATQGRRFDEQGRFIRRWLPELASVPDKFLHEPYIWPLAEQTGLDYPRPIVDHGQARQSALAAYQAAKAQNSAPSPG from the coding sequence ATGAAAAACCATATCGTCTGGCTGCGAAACGATTTACGCATCCATGCCAATCCGGCTTTATCAGCCGCCTGTTCCCGGCCGGACGCACGGGTGACCGCATTGTTTATCGCGACGCCGGGACAATGGCGAGCCCATGACATGTCGCCCCGTCAGGCAGATTTTCTGTACCGCAATCTCATCGAACTGCGGCGTGCCCTGGCGGATCGCGGTATTCTCCTGCATTACCATCAATGTGACGATTATGTTGCCGCGGCGGCCTGGCTGGCGGATTTTTGCCGTCAGCGGCAAGCGGATGCATTGTTTTATAATTATCAATATGAATATAACGAGCGCCTGCGCGACCGGGCGGTAGAGCAGGCCCTCGACGGCCATGTGATATGTCAGGGATTCGACGACGGCGTGCTGCTGCCGCCGGGGAGCGTCACCACCGGCGATGGGGATATGTACAAAGTATTTACCCCTTTTCGCGCCGCCTTTATCCGGCGGCTGAGAACCGAAGACCCTCACTGTCTGCCGGCGCCGGCGCGCCGCGACGCAACTCCCCAAGATCCGATTGACGAATTGGTGCCTTTCGATTACCCGCGCCGGGAGACCGAGGGTTACCCCGCCGGCGAAGAGGCCGCGTTATCCCGTTTGCGCGACTTTTGCCATGAACGGCTGCAGGGCTATTCCCTTGGAAGGAACCAGCCCGCCCTGGACGCCACCAGCCGGCTGTCCGCCTACCTCACTCTGGGGATATTGTCGCCGGTACAGTGCTACAACCGGCTGCGCACCGCCTGCCCGATAGTGCTGGATCAGGCCGACAGCGGGGCATTCAGCTGGCTGAATGAATTGATCTGGCGGGATTTTTACCGTCACATCATGGTTTTTTATCCCGACGTGTGCCGGCACCGTCCCTTTGTCGCCTGGACCCGCCATGTGGCCTGGCGGCGGGATGAGTCCTTGCTGACCGCCTGGCAACAGGGCCGCACCGGTTTTCCTATCGTGGATGCCGCCATGCGCCAGTTGAACGAGACCGGCTGGATGCATAATCGTCTGCGCATGATCTGCGCCAGTTTTTTGGTGAAGGATTTATTGATTGATTGGCGGGAGGGAGAGCGCTATTTCATGCGCCGGTTAATCGACGGCGACCTGTCGGCAAATAACGGCGGCTGGCAATGGGCCGCCTCCACCGGCACCGATGCCGCGCCCTATTTCCGTATTTTCAACCCCGCCACCCAGGGGCGCCGGTTTGATGAACAGGGCCGGTTTATACGGCGCTGGCTGCCGGAACTGGCGTCCGTGCCGGATAAATTTCTCCATGAACCCTATATTTGGCCTCTGGCCGAGCAAACCGGACTGGATTATCCGCGGCCGATCGTTGATCATGGACAGGCACGTCAATCCGCCCTGGCGGCTTATCAAGCGGCCAAAGCACAAAATTCGGCTCCCTCCCCTGGGTAG
- a CDS encoding type 2 GTP cyclohydrolase I: MLNTELEQLINQQLGAGAFEDYGPNGLQVEGRPQISRIVTGVTASQALLDAAVAHSADAVLVHHGYFWKNESPVVTGMKQRRLKTLLNHDINLLAWHLPLDAHPVLGNNAQLAALLDIEAQGLLEPLLPWGTFATPVSGQELQRRLEMRLEREVLHCGDNAPAQIRRLAWCTGGGQGFIEQAARAGVDAFITGEVSEQTIHIARETGIHFYAAGHHATERGGIKALGEWLAREHHLDVTFIDIPNPA; this comes from the coding sequence ATGCTTAATACGGAACTTGAACAACTCATCAATCAGCAACTGGGCGCCGGCGCTTTTGAGGACTATGGCCCCAACGGGCTACAGGTGGAAGGCCGCCCGCAAATCAGCCGTATCGTCACCGGCGTTACCGCTTCGCAGGCGCTGCTGGACGCCGCGGTGGCGCATAGCGCCGATGCGGTGCTGGTACATCACGGTTATTTCTGGAAAAATGAATCGCCGGTAGTGACGGGCATGAAACAGCGCCGCCTGAAGACCCTGCTGAACCACGATATCAATTTACTCGCCTGGCATTTGCCCCTGGATGCCCATCCGGTGCTGGGAAATAACGCTCAATTGGCGGCGCTGTTGGACATAGAAGCGCAGGGACTGCTGGAACCGCTGCTGCCCTGGGGGACCTTTGCCACGCCGGTCAGCGGGCAGGAGCTGCAGCGCCGGCTGGAGATGCGGCTGGAGAGGGAGGTGCTGCACTGCGGTGATAACGCACCGGCGCAAATCCGCCGCCTTGCCTGGTGCACCGGCGGCGGACAAGGGTTCATCGAACAGGCCGCCCGTGCCGGGGTGGATGCCTTTATCACCGGCGAAGTCTCCGAGCAGACCATTCACATTGCACGCGAGACGGGGATACATTTCTATGCGGCCGGCCATCATGCCACCGAACGCGGCGGTATCAAGGCGCTGGGGGAGTGGCTGGCGCGGGAACACCATCTCGACGTGACCTTTATCGACATACCGAACCCGGCGTGA
- the pxpB gene encoding 5-oxoprolinase subunit PxpB, with protein MQRARCYLLGESAVVLELEPPITLVSQRRIWGLAERLMHHEDVREVIPGMNNLTVLLTNPQQLALDAIERLQSWWEDSDAITPEPRAVSIPVIYGGEDGPDLSLVAEFAGMTPSDVVACHAGSAYDVYFIGFQPGFPYLGGLPERLSVPRRGEPRLKVPAGSVGIGGRQTGIYPLASPGGWQIIGRTPLKLFNPDASRPTLLLPGDSVRFVPQKEGIC; from the coding sequence TTGCAACGTGCTCGATGTTATTTATTGGGTGAAAGCGCGGTGGTGCTGGAGCTGGAGCCTCCCATAACCCTGGTCAGCCAGCGGCGGATTTGGGGACTTGCCGAACGCCTGATGCATCATGAAGACGTGCGCGAGGTGATCCCGGGCATGAATAATCTTACCGTGCTGCTCACCAACCCCCAGCAGCTGGCGCTGGACGCCATTGAGCGCTTGCAAAGCTGGTGGGAGGATAGCGATGCCATCACTCCTGAGCCGCGGGCTGTTTCCATTCCGGTGATTTATGGCGGCGAGGACGGTCCCGATTTGAGTCTGGTGGCCGAGTTTGCCGGTATGACGCCCAGTGACGTGGTGGCATGCCATGCAGGCAGCGCCTATGACGTTTATTTTATCGGTTTCCAGCCCGGCTTTCCCTATCTTGGCGGTTTGCCGGAGCGTCTTTCCGTTCCGCGTCGCGGCGAACCCCGTCTCAAGGTGCCCGCCGGTTCGGTGGGCATCGGCGGCAGGCAAACCGGCATCTATCCGCTGGCGAGTCCCGGCGGCTGGCAAATCATCGGGCGTACGCCGCTTAAGCTGTTCAATCCCGACGCCAGCCGGCCGACCCTGCTGCTGCCCGGCGACAGCGTGCGTTTTGTCCCGCAGAAGGAGGGCATATGCTGA
- the pxpC gene encoding 5-oxoprolinase subunit PxpC has protein sequence MLKVLHAGIMTSIQDAGRTGYRSLGISPGGVLDKPAMKLANLLVGNLPGDAVLEITLGQFSAQITAPGWLALTGADCHAHLDGNPLWTGWRFPVRPGQVVKLSTPKHGMRSYLAVSGGFAVPEVLGSRSTDLTAGFGGCSGRLLQDGDLLPAGEPEMVPERQIGIRQLLFGNRVRALPGPEYREFSADSQDALWRSSWQLSPQSNRMGYRLLGPALKRNTERELFSHGLLPGVVQVPHGGQPIVLLADAQTTGGYPRIACVIEADLYHLAQIRLGEPIHFVLCTLEEAHDAWIEQTHYLEQIAFQLKILEPI, from the coding sequence ATGCTGAAAGTATTGCATGCCGGCATCATGACCTCGATACAAGACGCCGGTCGGACCGGTTACCGTTCCCTGGGTATCAGCCCTGGCGGCGTGCTGGACAAGCCGGCCATGAAACTGGCCAACCTGCTGGTGGGTAACCTTCCGGGCGACGCCGTACTGGAGATAACCCTCGGACAGTTCAGCGCGCAGATTACCGCCCCGGGCTGGCTGGCGCTTACCGGCGCGGATTGCCATGCCCACCTGGACGGTAATCCTCTCTGGACCGGCTGGCGTTTCCCGGTACGCCCGGGCCAGGTGGTGAAGCTGTCGACGCCGAAACACGGTATGCGCAGCTATCTGGCGGTCAGCGGCGGATTTGCCGTTCCGGAGGTTCTGGGCTCCCGCAGCACGGATCTTACCGCCGGCTTCGGCGGCTGCTCCGGTCGCCTGCTCCAGGACGGCGACCTGCTGCCGGCGGGAGAGCCGGAAATGGTGCCGGAACGGCAGATCGGCATTCGCCAACTGCTGTTCGGCAACCGGGTCCGCGCGCTGCCCGGTCCCGAATACCGTGAATTTAGCGCCGATTCCCAAGATGCGCTGTGGCGTTCAAGCTGGCAGCTCAGCCCGCAGAGCAACCGCATGGGGTACCGCCTACTGGGCCCGGCCCTGAAGCGCAATACCGAGCGTGAATTATTTTCCCATGGGTTATTGCCGGGCGTGGTGCAGGTACCGCACGGCGGCCAGCCGATAGTGCTGCTGGCGGACGCGCAGACCACCGGCGGCTATCCGCGCATCGCCTGCGTTATCGAGGCCGATTTGTATCATCTGGCGCAGATCCGCCTGGGGGAACCGATTCATTTTGTGCTTTGCACGCTGGAAGAAGCCCATGACGCCTGGATTGAACAAACCCACTACCTCGAACAGATAGCCTTCCAACTGAAAATACTGGAGCCCATATGA
- the pxpA gene encoding 5-oxoprolinase subunit PxpA codes for MIDLNADLGEGCPNDEALLQWVSSANIACGFHAGDADGMRRSIQWALRYGVAIGAHPSFPDRENFGRSAMALPPETVYAQIIYQLGALAALVRAEGGRMAHVKPHGMLYNQSARDPLLADAVARGIKAVDPALRLIGLADSELTKAGERHGLTVRHEVFADRNYRRDGTLVPRSEADALIEDEEQSLAHTLSMIKDGRVQTLEGEWISVKADTVCLHGDGAHALAFARRIRAALQQEGITVAAG; via the coding sequence ATGATCGATTTGAATGCCGATTTGGGCGAGGGCTGCCCCAATGATGAAGCCTTGCTGCAGTGGGTGAGCTCGGCAAACATCGCCTGCGGCTTTCATGCCGGCGACGCCGACGGCATGCGCCGGTCGATCCAATGGGCATTGCGCTACGGCGTCGCCATCGGCGCCCATCCCAGCTTTCCCGATCGGGAAAATTTCGGCCGCAGCGCCATGGCGTTGCCGCCGGAAACGGTGTACGCGCAAATCATTTATCAGCTGGGCGCCCTGGCGGCGCTGGTGCGGGCGGAAGGGGGCAGGATGGCGCACGTCAAGCCGCACGGCATGCTCTACAACCAGTCGGCGCGGGACCCGCTGCTGGCCGATGCCGTCGCCCGCGGGATAAAAGCGGTGGACCCGGCGCTGCGGCTCATAGGGCTGGCGGACAGCGAACTGACCAAAGCCGGAGAACGCCACGGCTTGACGGTGCGGCACGAAGTGTTCGCCGACCGGAACTACCGACGGGACGGCACGCTGGTGCCGCGCAGCGAGGCGGACGCGTTGATTGAGGACGAGGAACAGTCCCTGGCGCATACCCTGTCCATGATAAAGGACGGCCGGGTACAGACGTTGGAAGGTGAGTGGATAAGCGTAAAGGCCGATACTGTCTGCCTGCACGGCGACGGCGCCCATGCGCTGGCGTTTGCCCGCCGTATACGCGCCGCCCTGCAGCAGGAGGGCATAACCGTCGCCGCCGGCTGA
- a CDS encoding DUF969 domain-containing protein, translating to MQQAVNLWPLMGILAIICGFLLRLNAELVVIIAGIITGLAAHMPVGDILEKLGSGFLATRNLAFILLIPLATIGLLERHGLKEHAQSWIAKIKNATAGRLLIIYILARELTAAMGLTSLGGHPQMVRPLLAPMAEGAVENRYGDLPQRVRYRLRAMAAATDNVGLFFGEDIFVAFGAILFMHNFLLESAGIQTEPLHIALYGVPTAICAFLIHTYRLHRLDKHMAELLGTVKRDALSHAGAEK from the coding sequence ATGCAACAAGCGGTGAATTTATGGCCGTTAATGGGCATTTTGGCCATCATTTGCGGTTTTTTATTACGCTTAAACGCCGAATTGGTGGTCATCATCGCCGGTATTATTACCGGGCTGGCGGCGCATATGCCGGTAGGGGATATCCTGGAAAAACTCGGCTCGGGATTTTTGGCTACCCGTAATCTGGCCTTTATTCTGTTGATACCCTTGGCCACCATCGGCTTGCTGGAGCGCCATGGCCTGAAGGAGCATGCGCAAAGCTGGATCGCGAAAATCAAAAACGCCACCGCCGGCCGGCTGCTGATAATTTATATACTGGCTCGAGAATTGACCGCCGCCATGGGCCTTACCAGCCTGGGCGGGCATCCGCAAATGGTGCGCCCGCTGCTGGCGCCCATGGCCGAAGGCGCCGTGGAAAACCGCTACGGCGATTTGCCGCAGCGGGTGCGGTATAGGCTGCGCGCCATGGCGGCGGCCACCGATAACGTCGGCCTATTTTTCGGTGAGGATATTTTCGTGGCGTTCGGCGCCATCCTGTTTATGCATAATTTTCTGCTGGAGTCCGCCGGTATCCAGACCGAACCGCTGCATATCGCCCTCTACGGCGTTCCCACCGCGATCTGCGCCTTCCTGATCCACACCTACCGCCTGCACCGCCTGGATAAGCATATGGCGGAACTGCTGGGTACGGTTAAACGGGATGCGCTGAGCCACGCGGGAGCGGAAAAATGA